A genomic segment from Agelaius phoeniceus isolate bAgePho1 chromosome 2, bAgePho1.hap1, whole genome shotgun sequence encodes:
- the LOC129134748 gene encoding ubiquitin carboxyl-terminal hydrolase 16-like: MEGLDSPMKFVNGLDNLSLKEEDDDNEDEEELATDFSKLHLGASDTSDTNTVDGLQPVPNKTCKDDPEVAFCTLANREELNPEEDSVHHCLYQFTCNETLTETNKLLCDVCTQRHCGPKNNLSEKKCVYTNAKKQMLISLAPPILTLHLKRFQQAGFNLQKVNRHIKFPEVIDLAPFCTAKCKNVADGNTKVLYSLYGVVEHSGTMRSGHYTAYVKMRAMNNHLSDLVLRGQSHASETEPVEGQWFHISDTHVQPVSVSKVLSSQAYLLFYERLL; encoded by the exons ATGGAAGGCTTAGATTCTCCTATGAAGTTTGTCAATGGCCTTGACAACCTGTCTTTGAAAGAGGAGGATGATGACAatgaagatgaggaagagcTTGCTACAGACTTTTCAAAACTCCACTTGGGTGCCAGTGACACAAGTGACACAAATACCGTGGATGGCCTTCAGCCTGTTCCCAACAAGACATGCAAAGATGACCCCGAAGTGGCATTTTGTACGCTGGCAAACAGGGAAGAGCTAAACCCTGAGGAAGATTCAGTCCATCATTGTTTGTATCAATTTACCTGTAATGAAACACTTACCGAGACCAATAAACTACTGTGTGATGTGTGTACACAAAGGCATTGTGGACCAAAGAACAACTTAA gtGAAAAGAAGTGTGTTTATACTAATGCCAAAAAGCAGATGCTCATCTCTCTAGCTCCTCCAATTTTAACCCTTCACTTAAAGAGGTTTCAGCAG GCTGGATTTAATCTGCAGAAGGTTAACAGGCATATCAAGTTCCCAGAAGTGATAGACTTGGCTCCTTTCTGTACAGCTAAATGTAAA AATGTGGCTGACGGGAATACAAAGGTCTTGTACTCTCTCTATGGAGTTGTCGAACACAGCGGAACAATGAGGTCTGGGCACTACACTGCCTATGTTAAAATGAGAGCTATGAACAACCACCTCTCTGATCTTGTTCTTCGAGGACAATCTCATG CTTCAGAAACTGAGCCAGTCGAAGGTCAGTGGTTCCACATCAGTGATACCCACGTACAACCTGTCTCTGTGTCCAAAGTGCTGAGCTCCCAAGCCTATCTTCTGTTCTATGAGAGGCTGCTGTAA